ATACTCTGGCGTGATGACATAAGAAATAATCCATTGTGTCAGCGGACTTAATAAAGCGATAACAACAGAAAGCACTAAGCCCGAAATTAATCCTTGGATATAGCTTATATTACCGTGGTAGAAATTTTTCTTCTTATCTCTCAATGCCAGTACCATAAATAGGATTGCTGGGATAGCAAAAAGATTGGTCAGATAAAGGTGATAGTCAATATACTTGCCATGGAGCCCGCATATTTTTTCTAAGAGCATCCACGCTAAAGTCATCAGCGTGAAAAAAATAGCCCATTTGATCTCAATTTTAATATTTTTCATGATTCTATTGCAGTTTTAGATAGTATGTTGTTATTTCTCTGGAAAATCATCAATAGTCGGTTTATTAAATATAATATTAATTTGGCTACAAATAATGAGGTTTTATCCGTTTGTTTCGCTGTACTTAAATTGATCAAACTCCAGTCACAAGCGATTCATCTCCGAAGTAATCCTGTAGAAATATTCCGTACTGACAAGCAGTTGTCTTTTGTTTTATTAATTTTATATACCAGTAATAAGCAAGTTGTGTGCTGAGAATGCAGTAAAATGCTGCGCCCTGTAGAAATTTATTGGGGTGGATAATCCGTCAAGATCTGGAAATAATAAATAAACCAAAAATGAATAAGATACAACAGGTAAAGGAAGTGCAGTCCATCAGTATTCATACGCAGGCGGAATGGCGGCAGTGGTTAGTGGATAACCATCTTGTTGAGAAATCCGTGTGGATTATCTGTAATACAAAGAATTCGGGGCAGCCGGCTGTAGCCTGGAGTGAACTGGTCGATGAAGCATTATGTTTCGGTTGGATTGATAGTACAAGAAAAACAATTCAGAAAGGCTCTTTTAAGCAGTTATTCAGCAGACGTAAGCCCAGGGGAACCTGGTCCAGGGTCAATAAAGAAAAAATTGAGAAGCTTATAGCCAGTGGACAGATGACTCAAGCAGGACTGGAAGTAATCCGGGTGGCTCAGGAAAACGGCTCGTGGTCTGTTCTTGATAGCGTAGAGGAACTGTTTATTCCAGAAGATCTGGACAGTGCATTGAAGAGCTATCCCGAGGCTGAAGCATTCTTTGCCGGTTTGAGCAAATCAGCAAAAAAAATGTTGCTGCAATGGATTGCTTTAGCGAAACGTCCCGAAACCCGAAACAAACGGATCGCGGAGATTGCGGAACAGGCTGCTAGCCAAATGAAACCAAAACAATTTCGATAATCTCAACGAATTGAATAAATAAATGCGCTATTATTTGTAATCATTCTAAATAAGACTTATCTTCGAGACGACATAAGCACTTAAATTTGTTGTTTCATAGGAAGACTAGTCGTGAGATTAGTCTTTTTTTATTTAGACTGCCGTAATTTTTTACGACAGTCTAATGCGCGATTATTACTTATTCTCAAGGGCAACTTCCTGTGCTTTGTAGTAGCTTTCGATCAGGGCCTGGTAATTTGGCATGACCATGGACAGTGCTTTAGCGTACTTCGCCGCATCCTTGTGTTGCCAGCTTTTTAATACCTCACTGATGACAGCAGTGGTTGTGATTGGAATAACTCCTGCTAATTGTAATCTTGCTAGGGTTACCTGTGTCGAGAGCGCACTCATATCGCCAGAGGCATCAATGACTGCAAATACCTCATAACCTTCGGTGATCGCTGAAATAGCAGGAAAGGCAACACAGACACTCGTCAATACTCCTGCGATCACTAATTTTTTCTTACCAGTATTTTTTACAGCCTGAACGAAAGCCGGAGTATCCCAGGCATTAACCTCGCCAGTACGGCCAACATATACAGCATGCGGCGCATGCTCATGGATTTCAGGCATTAATGGTCCATTGGGGCCTTTGGGTTCTGAAGCAGTAGTGATGACCGGAATATTTTCTATTGCGGCAATTTGGGATAATGCCACAACATTGCTCCGCAAGGTGGGTACCTCGATGTCTTTGACTGTTTGAAATAGACCACTTTGGTGGTCGATCAGTAAAAATGCAACATCATCTGCATTGATTCTTGTTGTAAGTGCCATGATTTTAAAATTTTAATTTGTGTAATAAATCTTTGGTTAAAGGTAGGCACGGTATTTTTAGTGGAAAATGAAGCAGATTAAGCCTAAGACTTAATGTACCTTAAGTTTTAAGGAATGAACTGTTTCGAAAGAAGCCGTTTATTAGGAATGCAGTCTGGTCCGGAACCAATGGGACACTCCTTCATGCCGTACGTAAGTATGCAAATGGGAGAATTTAGCTGCGGTTAGCGAATCATAAGTCTTCTCAAGCGGATATTAAAACAACTCCTTTTGCTATTTGCGGTATATCTATTTTTATGATCAGATAGACCTACACGATAAAAATGAAAAGAAAAATAGAAGGACTACTCAATGTTTTCATCCCATTATATAGCATAGTAATCGGAATAACCATGGCTTCATGTAATAATGGCTCTCAAACTGCAGCTGTATCAAAAGCGGTGAATGAACATTCGCAAAAAAACAAAGAGCTTGAGCCGGTGGTAGGGGCTAAATGCCCAGAGGGGGATAGCTCACATCTGAATATTACAGCATATAAGGGGATCTCTTTCTTTACAGAAAATACCATGCGTGGAAGTGGTGTTGTCCATTTGTCCATCGATCAGCCGATCGACATCTTAAATCTGGACAAAACGATCTACGGACGTATAGTTCCAAGTATAGTTAGGGGTGCAGACGGAGAGTTTACAGATTATGAAATTAATCTTCCGGAAACTGTAATTGCCCGTCAGATTATACCCCATAATGAATTGCGGATTTTTGAATTTGACGCGCAATCTCCTGATCAGGACAGTACTCATTTAACTGTTTATATCAATAGGGAAAGAAAACTTATTCTGAAAAAAGACCTCCAGTATAGTTTTTTGAGCTGGAATGACTACATCAAGTCCGCATTTGTGACATTAACAGCAGCTGTTCAGAACATCAGTATAGCAGAACGAAAATACTT
The window above is part of the Sphingobacterium sp. ML3W genome. Proteins encoded here:
- a CDS encoding DUF4199 domain-containing protein; this translates as MKNIKIEIKWAIFFTLMTLAWMLLEKICGLHGKYIDYHLYLTNLFAIPAILFMVLALRDKKKNFYHGNISYIQGLISGLVLSVVIALLSPLTQWIISYVITPEYFPNVIKRSVEIGYYKTTAEAEANFNYSNYAINSTIFAFIFGAVTTAIAMIFIRTKR
- a CDS encoding YdeI/OmpD-associated family protein → MNKIQQVKEVQSISIHTQAEWRQWLVDNHLVEKSVWIICNTKNSGQPAVAWSELVDEALCFGWIDSTRKTIQKGSFKQLFSRRKPRGTWSRVNKEKIEKLIASGQMTQAGLEVIRVAQENGSWSVLDSVEELFIPEDLDSALKSYPEAEAFFAGLSKSAKKMLLQWIALAKRPETRNKRIAEIAEQAASQMKPKQFR
- a CDS encoding isochorismatase family protein, coding for MALTTRINADDVAFLLIDHQSGLFQTVKDIEVPTLRSNVVALSQIAAIENIPVITTASEPKGPNGPLMPEIHEHAPHAVYVGRTGEVNAWDTPAFVQAVKNTGKKKLVIAGVLTSVCVAFPAISAITEGYEVFAVIDASGDMSALSTQVTLARLQLAGVIPITTTAVISEVLKSWQHKDAAKYAKALSMVMPNYQALIESYYKAQEVALENK